A window of Roseovarius sp. THAF27 contains these coding sequences:
- a CDS encoding ABC transporter ATP-binding protein, with protein MSPILSVKDATKRYSTPEGGTITALDGVSLDVQQNEFVTLLGPSGCGKTTLLRTISGFEDLEGGSIEIDGTPVTHLPPHRRPVNTVFQRYALFPHLTIARNVAYSLEVAGLKRAEIGSRVGEMLELVGLGGFGDRKINQLSGGQQQRVALARSLVARPKILLLDEPLSALDKNLRQKMQQELKTLQEEVGIAFVFVTHDQEEALTMSDRVAVLSDGKIQQFGTPEELYRRPRNEFVARFLGAGNLLGATVSERKEAGAIAILESGQVAHLPSTDAARGERIKLLIRPEDVRMDSTRDAGALRFEGTVRQVLFVGTDYIVHVETDDGVELKATLRPRAEDRGGVTAPGARITLFVQHEALHPVTSARVA; from the coding sequence ATGTCGCCAATTCTAAGCGTCAAGGACGCGACCAAGCGTTACAGCACACCCGAGGGCGGAACGATTACCGCTCTCGACGGCGTGTCTCTCGATGTGCAACAGAATGAGTTCGTGACCTTGCTGGGCCCGTCGGGGTGCGGCAAGACGACCCTGCTGCGCACGATCAGCGGTTTCGAGGATCTCGAAGGTGGCTCGATTGAAATTGACGGGACTCCGGTCACTCATCTGCCCCCGCACAGGCGACCGGTGAACACGGTCTTCCAGCGCTATGCGCTGTTTCCGCATCTAACGATTGCGCGCAACGTGGCCTACAGCCTCGAGGTGGCGGGCCTGAAGCGCGCCGAAATCGGGTCGCGCGTGGGCGAGATGCTGGAGCTTGTCGGCCTTGGTGGTTTCGGCGATCGGAAGATCAACCAGCTATCTGGCGGACAGCAGCAGCGCGTGGCATTGGCGCGATCTCTGGTGGCGCGGCCCAAGATATTGCTGCTGGACGAGCCGCTGTCGGCGCTGGACAAGAACCTGCGGCAAAAGATGCAGCAGGAGTTGAAGACCCTGCAGGAAGAGGTCGGCATTGCGTTCGTGTTTGTCACCCATGACCAAGAAGAGGCTCTGACCATGTCGGACAGGGTCGCTGTCTTGTCAGATGGCAAGATTCAGCAGTTCGGTACGCCCGAAGAGCTCTATCGCCGCCCGCGGAACGAATTTGTCGCGCGTTTTCTCGGAGCAGGAAATCTTCTTGGTGCGACCGTTTCCGAGCGCAAGGAAGCCGGTGCTATCGCGATACTAGAGTCGGGGCAAGTTGCGCATCTGCCTTCGACCGACGCCGCACGTGGCGAGAGGATCAAGCTTTTGATACGGCCCGAAGACGTCCGGATGGACAGCACCAGGGATGCAGGCGCCTTGCGGTTCGAGGGAACGGTCAGACAGGTGTTGTTCGTGGGAACTGACTACATCGTTCACGTCGAAACCGATGACGGCGTCGAGCTGAAAGCCACCTTGCGCCCCAGGGCGGAGGATCGCGGCGGTGTCACGGCACCGGGAGCACGCATCACGCTGTTCGTTCAGCATGAAGCGCTGCATCCGGTCACGTCTGCGAGAGTGGCATAA
- a CDS encoding PotD/PotF family extracellular solute-binding protein — translation MIERTAIRTAAVSVAALATTTVAQAEGELNLYNWGDYINPAVLTAFTEETGIEVNLDTYGSNEEMLAKIQAGASGYDIVFPSVHMHDIMYQLGLLAKTDIGQSENFSNIDPQFIRAETDPNAEYCLPYAWGNVGVVYNKTKVEEMSSWADLFDLAASGEKIVLLDDPRETIGIGHIMNGTSVNSTDEAEVVAAADVIKENLENVSAFSYDSIPLVTSGDVAAAHWYVGANIFVQQNPDVLAYYIPSEGATMYQEDMCVLKDAPNADNAKAFMEFYLRPEIAALNVEQQMNGTPNIPAQELIPDEIAENKSIYPDAETLEKLQIFVDLGQDLRLYNREWTAIKTAQ, via the coding sequence ATGATTGAACGAACAGCAATTCGTACCGCTGCGGTGTCGGTTGCAGCGCTTGCCACGACCACAGTGGCCCAAGCCGAGGGAGAGCTGAATCTCTACAACTGGGGAGACTACATCAATCCGGCCGTGCTCACCGCCTTTACGGAGGAAACCGGGATCGAGGTCAATCTCGATACCTACGGAAGCAACGAGGAGATGCTTGCTAAGATCCAGGCGGGCGCTTCGGGATACGACATCGTTTTTCCATCGGTGCACATGCATGACATTATGTATCAACTGGGCCTGCTGGCGAAGACCGATATTGGACAAAGCGAGAATTTCAGCAATATCGACCCGCAATTCATCCGTGCAGAGACCGATCCGAATGCGGAATATTGCTTGCCCTATGCCTGGGGCAACGTGGGCGTCGTCTATAATAAGACCAAAGTCGAGGAGATGAGCAGCTGGGCCGACCTGTTCGACCTTGCCGCCAGCGGTGAGAAGATCGTCCTGCTGGACGATCCGCGCGAGACCATTGGCATTGGTCACATCATGAACGGCACATCGGTGAATTCCACCGACGAGGCCGAGGTCGTGGCTGCCGCCGACGTCATCAAGGAGAACCTGGAAAACGTATCGGCCTTTTCCTACGACAGCATCCCGCTGGTAACCTCAGGTGATGTCGCCGCGGCGCATTGGTACGTAGGCGCCAACATCTTCGTGCAGCAGAATCCGGATGTACTAGCCTATTATATCCCGTCCGAGGGGGCGACGATGTACCAGGAAGACATGTGCGTTCTGAAGGATGCACCGAACGCAGACAATGCCAAGGCTTTCATGGAATTCTACCTGCGCCCCGAGATCGCGGCATTGAATGTCGAACAACAGATGAACGGCACGCCCAACATCCCGGCGCAAGAGTTGATCCCCGACGAAATAGCCGAGAACAAGTCGATCTACCCGGACGCCGAAACTCTGGAGAAACTTCAGATTTTCGTCGACCTAGGACAGGACCTGCGGCTTTACAATCGCGAGTGGACCGCGATCAAAACCGCCCAGTAA
- a CDS encoding MurR/RpiR family transcriptional regulator produces MSSGFASFPQGPLGDFVGKLERELPKLPKQEAKVAQFILLNVQTIGPETGKSLAQRAGVSEITVGRLMRRLGYGGTKHLKQLLREQFTIGGPSISPSADIDSRMSQIMEAELSAVRTVFQQTDNEHWDRARRIVGSASRIYVTGFQSVRGLAEDFARRLSIARPKVQYLSPHDSMLGEWLDSDNSATKHECLVMLDVVPYANEGQALARIAKRQGRSLIVVSDEFCHWSAEIADACLYSPSNTGMFLESTLGINATLALIVDHAANASTGEASKRLASWKKNARSLKLF; encoded by the coding sequence ATGAGCAGCGGATTTGCGTCGTTTCCCCAGGGGCCTCTGGGAGATTTCGTAGGAAAACTGGAGAGAGAACTTCCCAAACTGCCCAAGCAGGAAGCAAAGGTAGCGCAATTCATCTTGCTAAATGTGCAAACCATCGGTCCCGAAACGGGCAAGTCCCTGGCCCAAAGGGCCGGTGTTAGCGAAATAACAGTGGGCCGGCTGATGCGGAGGCTGGGGTACGGCGGCACCAAGCACCTCAAGCAGCTTCTGCGTGAGCAATTTACGATCGGCGGCCCTTCGATCAGTCCAAGCGCAGATATCGACAGCAGAATGTCGCAGATCATGGAAGCGGAACTGTCTGCGGTGCGTACAGTCTTTCAGCAAACCGACAACGAACACTGGGACAGGGCACGGCGGATCGTCGGCTCCGCCTCTCGGATCTATGTGACCGGCTTTCAATCAGTGCGCGGTCTGGCCGAGGATTTCGCCCGGCGTCTTTCCATTGCCCGACCCAAAGTGCAATATCTATCGCCCCATGACAGCATGCTGGGTGAATGGCTCGACAGCGACAATAGCGCCACAAAGCACGAATGCCTCGTAATGCTAGATGTGGTGCCCTACGCAAACGAGGGACAGGCGCTGGCGCGTATCGCCAAGCGGCAGGGGCGCTCGCTCATCGTGGTCTCCGACGAGTTTTGCCACTGGAGCGCCGAGATTGCGGATGCCTGTCTCTACAGCCCGTCCAATACCGGTATGTTTCTCGAATCCACGTTAGGGATCAACGCGACCCTCGCGCTGATCGTCGATCATGCTGCCAATGCGTCTACAGGTGAAGCCAGCAAAAGACTGGCCAGTTGGAAGAAGAACGCGCGAAGTCTGAAACTTTTCTAG
- a CDS encoding ANTAR domain-containing response regulator: MSDPIQDLRDLHALVVHPRDRSADELMQQVNRIGCNFDHMWPVPKTLPEKFDLVFVDVTDQSAQKLKTFIGNNAKPPSVVAIIGYENPSVLDLIFEIGAHSVLMKPVRAAGVLSSMLMARRFQQEQHRFKKDLTKLREKLDNVQKVNDAKFILMRHRGITEREAYDLIRKQAMAKRTTTTEIAQSIINAESILSNMGDT; encoded by the coding sequence ATGAGTGATCCGATCCAGGATCTGAGGGACCTTCATGCGCTCGTCGTCCACCCTCGGGACCGTAGCGCAGACGAACTGATGCAGCAGGTCAACAGGATTGGATGCAATTTCGATCACATGTGGCCGGTGCCGAAGACGCTGCCGGAAAAATTCGACCTCGTTTTTGTGGATGTCACGGATCAGAGCGCGCAGAAGCTGAAGACTTTCATCGGCAACAATGCAAAGCCACCATCAGTCGTGGCGATCATTGGGTATGAGAACCCGTCGGTTCTTGATCTCATTTTCGAAATCGGTGCTCACTCGGTTCTGATGAAGCCGGTGCGAGCAGCCGGCGTGCTCAGCAGCATGCTCATGGCAAGGCGGTTTCAACAGGAACAACATCGCTTCAAGAAAGACCTCACAAAACTGCGTGAAAAGCTCGATAACGTGCAGAAGGTGAATGATGCCAAATTCATCCTTATGCGTCATCGCGGCATCACAGAGCGAGAGGCCTATGACCTAATCAGGAAGCAGGCTATGGCGAAGAGGACGACCACCACGGAAATCGCGCAATCGATTATCAACGCCGAGAGCATCCTCAGTAATATGGGAGACACATAA
- a CDS encoding transporter substrate-binding domain-containing protein, whose translation MESWKVGLLFSETGVTSIIERSQLNGALLAIDQINARGGILGRPIEPVRYDPSSVVRRYGELAEKLIIDDKIGVIFGCYMSSSRKEVLPVVERRNALFFYPTLYEGFEYSPNMIYGGACPNQNSVPLANYLMNAYGKRIHFVGSDYIYPRESNRVMRNVLRQGGGEVTGEVYFDLEAKADDFSAVVDDIMAVKPDAIFSTVVGQACIEFYKAYHAAGGNGRECPIASLTTNEGEIDAIGSQASTGHITAAPYFRSINSPANRRFLRAYEEKFGSTVDVTSCCEATYSQVHMFARALEETGEIDTECLREALLGASFDAPQGQIKIDPDNNHTYLQSRIAKVDEAGEFVIETKVRRAIKPDPYLVYPAIHDWSFRTLKVAGGGRRNE comes from the coding sequence TTGGAGAGTTGGAAGGTCGGGCTGCTTTTCTCGGAGACAGGCGTTACTTCGATCATCGAGCGGTCGCAGCTCAATGGCGCATTGCTGGCTATCGACCAGATCAACGCGAGGGGCGGAATCCTCGGTCGGCCGATCGAACCTGTCCGGTATGACCCCTCATCGGTCGTTCGACGATACGGCGAACTGGCCGAGAAGCTGATCATTGATGACAAGATAGGCGTGATATTCGGCTGCTACATGTCATCTTCCCGCAAGGAGGTTCTTCCGGTCGTAGAACGCCGGAACGCACTCTTCTTCTATCCAACGCTTTACGAGGGCTTCGAATACTCCCCCAACATGATCTACGGCGGAGCTTGCCCGAACCAAAACAGCGTGCCTTTGGCGAATTACCTGATGAATGCCTATGGTAAACGGATTCACTTCGTTGGCTCTGACTATATTTACCCAAGGGAGTCCAACCGTGTTATGCGCAATGTTCTTCGCCAAGGAGGCGGGGAAGTGACCGGAGAGGTTTACTTCGATCTCGAGGCGAAAGCTGACGACTTTTCCGCGGTCGTTGACGATATCATGGCAGTGAAACCGGACGCAATCTTCTCCACTGTTGTCGGGCAGGCCTGTATAGAGTTTTATAAAGCCTACCATGCGGCCGGAGGCAATGGCAGAGAGTGCCCGATCGCCAGTCTCACCACCAATGAAGGAGAGATTGACGCGATAGGTTCACAAGCTTCGACCGGGCACATTACGGCCGCGCCATACTTCCGCTCGATCAATTCGCCGGCGAACCGCCGCTTTCTCAGGGCATACGAGGAAAAGTTCGGCTCGACGGTTGATGTCACAAGCTGTTGCGAGGCGACATACAGCCAAGTGCACATGTTCGCCCGTGCGCTTGAAGAAACGGGTGAGATCGACACGGAATGCCTGCGAGAAGCTCTCTTGGGGGCCAGCTTCGACGCGCCGCAAGGGCAGATCAAGATCGACCCCGACAACAACCACACCTACCTTCAGTCGCGGATTGCCAAAGTTGACGAGGCTGGCGAATTCGTCATTGAGACGAAGGTGCGCCGTGCCATCAAACCGGATCCCTACCTTGTCTATCCGGCCATCCACGACTGGAGTTTCCGAACGCTGAAGGTAGCTGGAGGTGGGCGACGGAATGAGTGA
- a CDS encoding AAA family ATPase, with amino-acid sequence MPFLTDRLHDTQRQEKLAAALADENARVTGRPVNRVNPGRGLASRFSFDTADIEAELRASIIGQEEPISQVLEILKVVRADIGDSRKPLASILFCGPTGVGKTETVRTIARAMYGDADAFCRIDMNTLSQEHYAAALTGAPPGYVGSKEGTTILDQEKIEGTRNLPGLVLFDELEKASNEVVLALMNVFDNGILTVASGERTYSFRNSLIFMSSNLGARELMALDEVGGFSPRALWSRLLAAHKPRKERAHDIVMRCLLDRFPPELVNRIDHVDTFNWISSDKMPELVDVELARLNRRLKKHDLWLEISEDVKGFIAAKGYDKRFGARGLRRAMRRYLEFPLAGYLLGDHGDFSPPDGSAIVRLQAQCRDETVSFRQF; translated from the coding sequence ATGCCTTTCCTGACTGATCGGTTGCATGACACACAAAGGCAAGAAAAGCTGGCGGCCGCCTTGGCGGACGAGAATGCACGTGTAACCGGGCGCCCAGTGAATAGGGTCAATCCCGGAAGAGGCCTGGCGTCGCGTTTCTCATTCGATACCGCCGACATCGAGGCCGAATTACGCGCATCGATCATCGGACAGGAAGAGCCGATCAGCCAGGTGCTGGAGATCCTCAAGGTGGTCCGCGCCGATATCGGTGATTCGCGCAAACCGCTGGCGTCCATCCTCTTTTGTGGGCCGACAGGTGTCGGCAAGACCGAGACCGTCCGCACCATCGCCCGAGCGATGTACGGGGATGCCGACGCGTTTTGCCGGATCGACATGAACACGCTTTCGCAGGAGCACTATGCGGCTGCCTTGACAGGGGCGCCGCCAGGCTATGTCGGCTCAAAGGAAGGCACCACGATCCTTGACCAAGAGAAGATCGAGGGCACCCGGAACCTTCCCGGGCTTGTGCTATTCGACGAGTTGGAAAAGGCAAGCAACGAAGTGGTTCTGGCGCTGATGAACGTGTTCGACAACGGCATTCTCACCGTAGCGTCGGGTGAGCGCACCTATTCGTTTAGAAACAGCCTGATCTTTATGTCGTCGAATCTTGGAGCCCGGGAACTGATGGCGCTCGACGAGGTGGGCGGGTTCAGCCCGCGCGCGCTATGGTCGCGGCTGCTTGCAGCGCACAAGCCGAGGAAAGAACGCGCGCATGATATTGTTATGCGCTGTCTACTGGATCGATTTCCGCCAGAACTTGTAAACCGGATCGATCATGTCGATACATTTAATTGGATCAGCAGCGACAAGATGCCGGAATTGGTGGACGTGGAACTGGCGCGGTTGAACCGACGCCTGAAAAAGCATGATCTCTGGCTTGAAATCTCGGAAGACGTCAAAGGTTTTATCGCAGCAAAAGGCTATGATAAGCGGTTTGGCGCTCGTGGACTTCGCAGGGCAATGCGGCGTTATCTTGAATTTCCACTGGCTGGATATTTGCTTGGCGACCATGGGGACTTTTCGCCCCCTGATGGAAGTGCCATTGTCAGACTCCAAGCCCAATGCCGGGATGAAACCGTTTCGTTTCGGCAGTTTTGA